The Cuculus canorus isolate bCucCan1 chromosome 14, bCucCan1.pri, whole genome shotgun sequence genomic sequence GTGAGCGTCCTTGGAGGCAGACTGTATCCTCTGGCTGTGTTAGGAGGCTGCTGCGGAGAAAGGCTGTTGTCCAGGCCAGGTCTGCTGTGTGCAGGGTGTGCTGGCACCAAAGACTGCAGCCTGTCCCAagctgaggcttttttttctcctggaagcTCATTCTCTCTTGTCTGTGGTCTAGCAAATGGCTGGACTTGAGCTGAGAGGGAGCACGTGCTGCCATTTTCTTAACCTTACATTGAACCTTTGATCTTGGCAGAACCAAAGCCCCAGCAAACCATCCATTGACTGTTTAAGCAGAGAGCTGCCATGAGAGCTCTAAAGGCAGTTACAAGCTCAGTAGCTGGTACCATCTGAACGTagtggctgcagcccagccagTGGGGGGCATCTCCAGCATGGCAGGGAGACTCCACAGAAGTGGTTTCTTAATCAGATCATGGCGCTGGTTTCTCTCCTAAACAGTGCAGATTTAGAGCAGAGAAGGGATCCAggctgctgggtttgtgcttCCTCCAAAGAACAGGTACATCAATCCTAGCAGCAGTGCTTCGGtttcccctctgcttttcctgccagTGCACATCATTCCTGAACTGGTGCCATTGCTGAGGTGAAAGGGAAATCAGGCTTCACACTGTTCCCAGCCCTCAGCCCACTGGCTGGGGTTGCCGTCCACGGGAATATCAGTCATGGCTGGAGCTCTCCAGGTGCCCACGTGCCGTGGGCATGACATTGGCCAAGCTCATTTTGTCCAGATCATGCAGTACCTTCAGGCAATGAATGTCCTGAGCTCCTGGCTCCAGGGGTGTCCGTTGGCTCAAAACTGCTCAAGCACAGTGGGTAGCTCCTCTGGGAAGGGTTTATGGCCCCGGTGCGGTGGATCTGCACGATGACATTACCACTGTTGCCACTGCAGGTACCAGGGCCAAGAAGGCTGGGCCCCTGCTTCCTACCTAAAAAAGGGGAATGGAGAGATGTTTTCACAGAAGCTGGGAGGCTCCTCTGCTCATTCCTGTGCCTTGGATCTGGATGGCATCTCCCGGCAGCAGGTCATAGCAAGCCGAGAGAAGGATGGACTCACTGGCCAAAGGGATGGGAGATTTGACAGCCGTCCCCTGCCTAATGCTGACATCCGCCGCAGTAAGTGACATATCAGGAGGAGGCTGGTGGTGGCTGGTGTGTCAGCACAGCCTTTCCTGCAGGATTTTGGCTGATGTAATGTGGTGTGAGGGGAGGCATAAGGCTTGCAGGtcctctgagctctgcagcaAGGTCTGGAGGTGACATAGCACAGGCAGATGGGGCACAAGCACAGTGCTGCCCAGGGACCTGCTGAGGATCAGCAAATATCATGGGGATAAAAGCCTCCCCCTCCCAGACAGAGGTgctctcctctcttctgagGCATTCAAAGTGCTTAGGcacatggtttaagggagtgttaggagtggttggactcgatgatccagtgggtcctttccaacctggtgattctatgattctattattttaacCCTTCTGCATGCCAGGTCTTCTGGGACAGGCCGCTGGTGAAAAAGCAGTTTCGTGTGGTGACCTCGGATGCATATCCCAGCAGCACCTGATGGTGCAAAGCTGGTTCTTTTTCAGTGACCCATACCACTCAGGGCACTGGGAGACAGATTCCTCCTTCAGCTTCCTTGCCCATGGGGCAGATTTGGTGcttgcctttctgtttttcacttgtCTTTTGTGGACACACATGACCAAACACCAGAAACTCAACAGCATCTGAAATTCTTCCTCCACAGAGTCACCAAAGATGAGGCAGAGACCCCCTCCTCGCCGAGATCTCACCATAGTAAGTGTCAGCTGATgtaggaaagcagaaatgccAAAGGGGGTTGTAGAGGAGCACTGAAAAGAAGCTCTGGTTACTGGTTATTCCTTGCCTGGGATCTTGCCATTGTACCAAGGGTTCTACTTATGATCAAGGCTAGAGTATGCATGCCGCTTCCATGCTGTCTTAAGACTCTTCTCTTTGCACGTGGTCTTCTAAATGAACTTTTGGCCAGTCTTTCTTGTAAGGCTGAGTTGCCATGGGGAGGCTGCAGACTGGCTCCCTCCTTCTCGGGAGGGTGACTTTGCTGTCAGCAAGAGCTCTGGCACTGTGCTATTTTCTCTCAGCCTGGAATGCTGGTTTGTGTTGGTGAGGGTTCTGCATGGGCACAGCTGACCTTCCTGGCCTGGCCGTGCTGAATTGTGTCTCTGCAGGGTAGTGGTCTGTGTGGATTTTGTCACAGCTTCTATAAAAACACactgatgggttttttttcgtTGTCATAGCCACGTGGTTTGAACCTGCCTAAACCTCCTGTCCCTCCTCAAGTGGAAGAAGAATATTACACCATTGCTGACTTCCAGACCACCATCCCTGATGGCATCAGCTTCCAGGCAGGAATGAAAGTAGAGGTGAGATTGTCATCTTCCCTTCTTACATCTTCACATCAGTGCAGTGCTCCAGACTCCCATTGCCTGGGAATCTGTTTCAAGCAGGAGTTCCTTTTCCAGGCAGGGAAGATGTGCTCACCATGGAATTCTTAGTGGAAACCAGGCATGGTGGTACATGTGATTGCCTCTGTGGGCTGTTAGCTTTCCAGAGCTCTCCTAGAGTGAGAGAGGAACCTGTATGAGCTCATGAATCTTCGGAGTCCTTGGTGCTCTTCGTGGCCTCCTGTCCTCCTAGTGTGTGGGTACTCTGTTGTCTGAGCTAGTGGAAATCAAAATCACATCACAAACAGGGATAGAGATGgtgtttatttcttatttagaCCAGGTGTAAAGCTAAAATCCCTTCCAGAACTGCTTTCCTATCACACTTGCTTTTACTGGCAGAATTCTTCTTGCAGGGATGATTTGGCTTTTCTAAACGTGAGCTATGTTTCTCTAAGAGGATTTTTCATTGATGGCTGCCCCAGTCATCTCCTGCCTggtcccagccccacttctgGAGCACATACAGGCAGGACGGTCCATATCGCTGCCCGTTGATTGCTCCAACAGTGCCACATAGTGGCCACCACCAGTACCTGGCATCCCACTGCTGTCACCCAGGATGGTgacagctcagctgcagctccttGACATGGCTGTGTCATTCTTCAGTGCCATGGCATGCAGGTCCCCTTCCCTGGCAGAGGTCATTAGCAGGTTTGCCTCATGTTAGGATACCAGTCCTGCAATTCTATGGCTTTTGGTTACCGGGACAGGGAGGCACCAAGGCCACATACCACCCTGACATCACTTCACCCAGCATCCCCTCTTGTGCAGACAGGGCTCCTGTGTGGATCTGAGGTTTCCTTTCCGCTTGGCAGGTTATTGAGAAGAACCTGAGCGGCTGGTGGTACATTCAGAttgaggagaaggaaggctgGGCCCCTGCCACTTTCATTGATAAGTACAAGAAAACCAGCAATGCATCCAGGCCAAATTTCCTGGCTCCGCTCCCCAGCGAGATGGCCCAGCTGCGGCTCGGTGATGCCACAGCCAACAGCACCACTAGCGAGGAAGCGACGGGACCGTGCCGTCCTCTGCCAGAGGCTCCTCCTAATGGTACAGACTGTGGTGGGAAGTGGGCCAAAGactggaaggggaaggagacTCCCGAGAGTGGGGACGTGGCCTTTGCCAGCAGCTACGAGGAGATCTCAGACCGTGACACAGAGGAGAAGCCCAGCCTGCCACCCAGGAAGGAGTCCATCATTAAATCAGAAGGCGAGTTACTGGAGAGGCAGAGGCCTCCTCCCAAGCCTCCGGGCATGATTTTGCCCATGATCCCACCCAAGCAGTCGGCAGCTCCAAAGGACAGCAAGAAGCCCGAGCTGAAACCAGAGAAGGGCAaactcttccagctgaaaaatgaaatgggaCTGGAATGTGGACACAAGGTGTCAGTCAAGGAAGTGAAGAAGCCAAACCTCCGGCCCATTGTCAAGCCAACCAAGCCAAAAGCTGAACCCGTGGAAGACAAGCCTGAGCCCATCACCCAGAATCCATTCTTGAAGTCAAGACCTCAGATCAGGCCAAAACCTGCTGCAGTCCCCCGAACTGATCCACCTCCATCTGATGATAAACTGGACATTTGCAGCCTTCGGAGCAAGCTTAGACCTGCAAAGTGCCCAGAGAAGCCCTCTGAGCAGGACACCACTGCCAGTGAAAGCTCCTTCACTAATGCCACAGTCTGTTCAGAGGCTTCTGGGAGGTTTCAGGAGCGACCAAGTATGGAGAGCAAACCCCTTCCCAAGCCAGACAGCCTTGCTGTGAAAGAGGCACTGCCCAAATCTCCCCTGGGCCCGCCAAACACCCCGTGTGCCAGGGAGCCTCCACCACAGCGCC encodes the following:
- the SH3PXD2B gene encoding SH3 and PX domain-containing protein 2B isoform X1 translates to MPRRSIAEVKVLDVQKRRIPNKHYVYIIKVTWSNGSTEVIYRRYSKFFDLQMQMLDKFPMEGGQKDPKQRIIPFLPGKILFRRSHIRDVAVKRLIPIDEYCKALIQLPPYISQCEEVLQFFETRPDDLTPPKEEPIGKKRSGFIQRTASFLQRGADSASVDPLVLEQYVVVADYQKQESSEISLCVGQLVDIIEKNESGWWFVSTSEEQGWVPATCLEAQDGVQDEFSMQPDGVPWRYWSLPRHVGRRRTLGDLYSSGWGQEEKYTVIYPYTARDQDEMNLDKGAVVEVIQKNLEGWWKIRYQGQEGWAPASYLKKGNGEMFSQKLGGSSAHSCALDLDGISRQQVIASREKDGLTGQRDGRFDSRPLPNADIRRKSPKMRQRPPPRRDLTIPRGLNLPKPPVPPQVEEEYYTIADFQTTIPDGISFQAGMKVEVIEKNLSGWWYIQIEEKEGWAPATFIDKYKKTSNASRPNFLAPLPSEMAQLRLGDATANSTTSEEATGPCRPLPEAPPNGTDCGGKWAKDWKGKETPESGDVAFASSYEEISDRDTEEKPSLPPRKESIIKSEGELLERQRPPPKPPGMILPMIPPKQSAAPKDSKKPELKPEKGKLFQLKNEMGLECGHKVSVKEVKKPNLRPIVKPTKPKAEPVEDKPEPITQNPFLKSRPQIRPKPAAVPRTDPPPSDDKLDICSLRSKLRPAKCPEKPSEQDTTASESSFTNATVCSEASGRFQERPSMESKPLPKPDSLAVKEALPKSPLGPPNTPCAREPPPQRPVVPPRRPPPPKKTSGPSSCPPVEVRTPAREAPEIRSSLVPGRPMLVPPKAKPFLSASVQEEAKVKSSASPKVISKPVERGEAKERTSALFSSPDISREALYVAVADFEGDEETNSFKEGTLFEVREKNSSGWWFCKVLTGGPCWEGWIPSNYLRKKP
- the SH3PXD2B gene encoding SH3 and PX domain-containing protein 2B isoform X6 — encoded protein: MPRRSIAEVKVLDVQKRRIPNKHYVYIIKVTWSNGSTEVIYRRYSKFFDLQMQMLDKFPMEGGQKDPKQRIIPFLPGKILFRRSHIRDVAVKRLIPIDEYCKALIQLPPYISQCEEVLQFFETRPDDLTPPKEEPIGKKRSGWWFVSTSEEQGWVPATCLEAQDGVQDEFSMQPDGEEKYTVIYPYTARDQDEMNLDKGAVVEVIQKNLEGWWKIRYQGQEGWAPASYLKKGNGEMFSQKLGGSSAHSCALDLDGISRQQVIASREKDGLTGQRDGRFDSRPLPNADIRRKSPKMRQRPPPRRDLTIPRGLNLPKPPVPPQVEEEYYTIADFQTTIPDGISFQAGMKVEVIEKNLSGWWYIQIEEKEGWAPATFIDKYKKTSNASRPNFLAPLPSEMAQLRLGDATANSTTSEEATGPCRPLPEAPPNGTDCGGKWAKDWKGKETPESGDVAFASSYEEISDRDTEEKPSLPPRKESIIKSEGELLERQRPPPKPPGMILPMIPPKQSAAPKDSKKPELKPEKGKLFQLKNEMGLECGHKVSVKEVKKPNLRPIVKPTKPKAEPVEDKPEPITQNPFLKSRPQIRPKPAAVPRTDPPPSDDKLDICSLRSKLRPAKCPEKPSEQDTTASESSFTNATVCSEASGRFQERPSMESKPLPKPDSLAVKEALPKSPLGPPNTPCAREPPPQRPVVPPRRPPPPKKTSGPSSCPPVEVRTPAREAPEIRSSLVPGRPMLVPPKAKPFLSASVQEEAKVKSSASPKVISKPVERGEAKERTSALFSSPDISREALYVAVADFEGDEETNSFKEGTLFEVREKNSSGWWFCKVLTGGPCWEGWIPSNYLRKKP
- the SH3PXD2B gene encoding SH3 and PX domain-containing protein 2B isoform X3; its protein translation is MPRRSIAEVKVLDVQKRRIPNKHYVYIIKVTWSNGSTEVIYRRYSKFFDLQMQMLDKFPMEGGQKDPKQRIIPFLPGKILFRRSHIRDVAVKRLIPIDEYCKALIQLPPYISQCEEVLQFFETRPDDLTPPKEEPIGKKRSGFIQRTASFLQRGADSASVDPLVLEQYVVVADYQKQESSEISLCVGQLVDIIEKNESGWWFVSTSEEQGWVPATCLEAQDGVQDEFSMQPDGEEKYTVIYPYTARDQDEMNLDKGAVVEVIQKNLEGWWKIRYQGQEGWAPASYLKKGNGEMFSQKLGGSSAHSCALDLDGISRQQVIASREKDGLTGQRDGRFDSRPLPNADIRRKSPKMRQRPPPRRDLTIPRGLNLPKPPVPPQVEEEYYTIADFQTTIPDGISFQAGMKVEVIEKNLSGWWYIQIEEKEGWAPATFIDKYKKTSNASRPNFLAPLPSEMAQLRLGDATANSTTSEEATGPCRPLPEAPPNGTDCGGKWAKDWKGKETPESGDVAFASSYEEISDRDTEEKPSLPPRKESIIKSEGELLERQRPPPKPPGMILPMIPPKQSAAPKDSKKPELKPEKGKLFQLKNEMGLECGHKVSVKEVKKPNLRPIVKPTKPKAEPVEDKPEPITQNPFLKSRPQIRPKPAAVPRTDPPPSDDKLDICSLRSKLRPAKCPEKPSEQDTTASESSFTNATVCSEASGRFQERPSMESKPLPKPDSLAVKEALPKSPLGPPNTPCAREPPPQRPVVPPRRPPPPKKTSGPSSCPPVEVRTPAREAPEIRSSLVPGRPMLVPPKAKPFLSASVQEEAKVKSSASPKVISKPVERGEAKERTSALFSSPDISREALYVAVADFEGDEETNSFKEGTLFEVREKNSSGWWFCKVLTGGPCWEGWIPSNYLRKKP
- the SH3PXD2B gene encoding SH3 and PX domain-containing protein 2B isoform X2 produces the protein MPRRSIAEVKVLDVQKRRIPNKHYVYIIKVTWSNGSTEVIYRRYSKFFDLQMQMLDKFPMEGGQKDPKQRIIPFLPGKILFRRSHIRDVAVKRLIPIDEYCKALIQLPPYISQCEEVLQFFETRPDDLTPPKEEPIGKKRSGADSASVDPLVLEQYVVVADYQKQESSEISLCVGQLVDIIEKNESGWWFVSTSEEQGWVPATCLEAQDGVQDEFSMQPDGVPWRYWSLPRHVGRRRTLGDLYSSGWGQEEKYTVIYPYTARDQDEMNLDKGAVVEVIQKNLEGWWKIRYQGQEGWAPASYLKKGNGEMFSQKLGGSSAHSCALDLDGISRQQVIASREKDGLTGQRDGRFDSRPLPNADIRRKSPKMRQRPPPRRDLTIPRGLNLPKPPVPPQVEEEYYTIADFQTTIPDGISFQAGMKVEVIEKNLSGWWYIQIEEKEGWAPATFIDKYKKTSNASRPNFLAPLPSEMAQLRLGDATANSTTSEEATGPCRPLPEAPPNGTDCGGKWAKDWKGKETPESGDVAFASSYEEISDRDTEEKPSLPPRKESIIKSEGELLERQRPPPKPPGMILPMIPPKQSAAPKDSKKPELKPEKGKLFQLKNEMGLECGHKVSVKEVKKPNLRPIVKPTKPKAEPVEDKPEPITQNPFLKSRPQIRPKPAAVPRTDPPPSDDKLDICSLRSKLRPAKCPEKPSEQDTTASESSFTNATVCSEASGRFQERPSMESKPLPKPDSLAVKEALPKSPLGPPNTPCAREPPPQRPVVPPRRPPPPKKTSGPSSCPPVEVRTPAREAPEIRSSLVPGRPMLVPPKAKPFLSASVQEEAKVKSSASPKVISKPVERGEAKERTSALFSSPDISREALYVAVADFEGDEETNSFKEGTLFEVREKNSSGWWFCKVLTGGPCWEGWIPSNYLRKKP
- the SH3PXD2B gene encoding SH3 and PX domain-containing protein 2B isoform X4; amino-acid sequence: MPRRSIAEVKVLDVQKRRIPNKHYVYIIKVTWSNGSTEVIYRRYSKFFDLQMQMLDKFPMEGGQKDPKQRIIPFLPGKILFRRSHIRDVAVKRLIPIDEYCKALIQLPPYISQCEEVLQFFETRPDDLTPPKEEPIGKKRSGADSASVDPLVLEQYVVVADYQKQESSEISLCVGQLVDIIEKNESGWWFVSTSEEQGWVPATCLEAQDGVQDEFSMQPDGEEKYTVIYPYTARDQDEMNLDKGAVVEVIQKNLEGWWKIRYQGQEGWAPASYLKKGNGEMFSQKLGGSSAHSCALDLDGISRQQVIASREKDGLTGQRDGRFDSRPLPNADIRRKSPKMRQRPPPRRDLTIPRGLNLPKPPVPPQVEEEYYTIADFQTTIPDGISFQAGMKVEVIEKNLSGWWYIQIEEKEGWAPATFIDKYKKTSNASRPNFLAPLPSEMAQLRLGDATANSTTSEEATGPCRPLPEAPPNGTDCGGKWAKDWKGKETPESGDVAFASSYEEISDRDTEEKPSLPPRKESIIKSEGELLERQRPPPKPPGMILPMIPPKQSAAPKDSKKPELKPEKGKLFQLKNEMGLECGHKVSVKEVKKPNLRPIVKPTKPKAEPVEDKPEPITQNPFLKSRPQIRPKPAAVPRTDPPPSDDKLDICSLRSKLRPAKCPEKPSEQDTTASESSFTNATVCSEASGRFQERPSMESKPLPKPDSLAVKEALPKSPLGPPNTPCAREPPPQRPVVPPRRPPPPKKTSGPSSCPPVEVRTPAREAPEIRSSLVPGRPMLVPPKAKPFLSASVQEEAKVKSSASPKVISKPVERGEAKERTSALFSSPDISREALYVAVADFEGDEETNSFKEGTLFEVREKNSSGWWFCKVLTGGPCWEGWIPSNYLRKKP
- the SH3PXD2B gene encoding SH3 and PX domain-containing protein 2B isoform X5, coding for MPRRSIAEVKVLDVQKRRIPNKHYVYIIKVTWSNGSTEVIYRRYSKFFDLQMQMLDKFPMEGGQKDPKQRIIPFLPGKILFRRSHIRDVAVKRLIPIDEYCKALIQLPPYISQCEEVLQFFETRPDDLTPPKEEPIGKKRSGWWFVSTSEEQGWVPATCLEAQDGVQDEFSMQPDGVPWRYWSLPRHVGRRRTLGDLYSSGWGQEEKYTVIYPYTARDQDEMNLDKGAVVEVIQKNLEGWWKIRYQGQEGWAPASYLKKGNGEMFSQKLGGSSAHSCALDLDGISRQQVIASREKDGLTGQRDGRFDSRPLPNADIRRKSPKMRQRPPPRRDLTIPRGLNLPKPPVPPQVEEEYYTIADFQTTIPDGISFQAGMKVEVIEKNLSGWWYIQIEEKEGWAPATFIDKYKKTSNASRPNFLAPLPSEMAQLRLGDATANSTTSEEATGPCRPLPEAPPNGTDCGGKWAKDWKGKETPESGDVAFASSYEEISDRDTEEKPSLPPRKESIIKSEGELLERQRPPPKPPGMILPMIPPKQSAAPKDSKKPELKPEKGKLFQLKNEMGLECGHKVSVKEVKKPNLRPIVKPTKPKAEPVEDKPEPITQNPFLKSRPQIRPKPAAVPRTDPPPSDDKLDICSLRSKLRPAKCPEKPSEQDTTASESSFTNATVCSEASGRFQERPSMESKPLPKPDSLAVKEALPKSPLGPPNTPCAREPPPQRPVVPPRRPPPPKKTSGPSSCPPVEVRTPAREAPEIRSSLVPGRPMLVPPKAKPFLSASVQEEAKVKSSASPKVISKPVERGEAKERTSALFSSPDISREALYVAVADFEGDEETNSFKEGTLFEVREKNSSGWWFCKVLTGGPCWEGWIPSNYLRKKP